One genomic segment of Rhodothermales bacterium includes these proteins:
- a CDS encoding sigma 54-interacting transcriptional regulator produces MKLARTIAMARRLLAQNRADDVARMLEPLLEPANGSVAPDPEQAIVRALLARIALRHRSDPHLAQSLLDPVAPERAPGLAPGPAAEVDLWLAWSQFLSDGAHPYRRLMMIDRAATYFKDQARLADLAWALTARAEIYEALGETGLAHRARQEAGALFQQLPEYASAGAALTSQTPISQTNWPSAVMRAAVERVDLLATTRLPLLLLGERGSGKRALARHFHRASGATGPFVIYQHDGTSPAYALALLEEKRGEAAGGTLFIDELTAVPRAAQDRLLAMHDLSAPTRLAVASTRRLEDAIAGQGVCGECLARLAAGVVHVPPLRMRRDDIPVLVGALLQEMAPAGTTVACLTDAALEALVAYPWPGNVRQLRNELERMFTLLHSEPAAVIDLTDLAPEIRTPSRPNPAVTGAGRRSSVPADGRPDPTEPLDAQLAYTERRVIEGVLIRHRGHITAAAEALGLTRQGLHKKIKRLGIAVDGLSGDAPPDASYATN; encoded by the coding sequence GTGAAGTTAGCCAGAACCATAGCGATGGCCCGCCGGCTACTCGCCCAGAACCGGGCGGACGATGTGGCGCGTATGCTCGAACCGCTCCTGGAGCCGGCGAATGGATCAGTTGCGCCTGATCCCGAGCAGGCCATCGTGCGGGCGCTGCTGGCGCGGATCGCCCTGCGTCACCGATCGGACCCCCATTTGGCCCAATCCCTCCTCGACCCCGTTGCCCCGGAGCGCGCGCCCGGCCTGGCCCCCGGGCCGGCGGCGGAAGTCGACCTGTGGCTCGCCTGGAGCCAGTTCCTGAGTGATGGCGCGCATCCGTATCGGCGGCTGATGATGATCGATCGCGCGGCGACGTATTTCAAGGACCAGGCGCGGCTCGCCGATCTGGCGTGGGCATTGACCGCCCGCGCCGAGATCTATGAGGCCCTTGGCGAAACCGGTCTCGCTCACCGGGCCCGACAGGAGGCCGGCGCCCTGTTCCAGCAGCTCCCCGAGTACGCCTCGGCCGGCGCTGCGTTGACGAGCCAGACGCCCATCAGCCAGACAAACTGGCCGAGCGCGGTGATGCGGGCCGCAGTGGAGCGCGTCGACCTCCTCGCCACCACCCGGTTGCCCCTGCTCCTTCTGGGCGAACGCGGCAGCGGCAAACGCGCCCTCGCGCGGCACTTTCATCGGGCGAGCGGCGCGACGGGTCCCTTTGTCATCTACCAGCACGACGGGACTTCTCCAGCCTACGCCCTGGCGTTGCTCGAGGAAAAGCGGGGCGAGGCAGCCGGCGGCACCCTGTTTATCGATGAACTGACCGCCGTGCCCCGCGCGGCCCAGGATCGGTTGCTGGCCATGCACGACCTCTCGGCGCCGACTCGCCTCGCCGTGGCCTCCACGCGCCGCCTCGAGGACGCGATCGCCGGCCAGGGCGTGTGCGGCGAATGCCTCGCCCGGCTGGCTGCTGGCGTCGTCCATGTACCGCCGCTTCGCATGCGTCGGGACGATATTCCTGTGCTCGTTGGCGCGCTCCTCCAGGAAATGGCGCCGGCCGGCACGACCGTTGCCTGCCTCACCGATGCCGCTCTCGAAGCCCTGGTGGCGTACCCCTGGCCGGGCAACGTCCGCCAGCTGCGGAACGAACTCGAGCGGATGTTCACCCTGCTACACAGCGAGCCGGCGGCCGTCATCGACCTGACCGACCTGGCCCCCGAGATACGAACGCCCTCCCGGCCGAACCCCGCGGTGACCGGCGCCGGAAGACGCTCCAGCGTGCCGGCCGACGGCCGGCCGGACCCAACGGAGCCGCTCGATGCCCAGCTCGCGTACACCGAGCGACGCGTCATCGAAGGCGTCCTGATCCGGCATCGGGGCCACATCACGGCGGCCGCCGAAGCCCTCGGCCTGACGCGGCAGGGCCTCCACAAAAAGATCAAACGCCTCGGCATCGCGGTCGACGGCCTCTCGGGCGACGCCCCGCCCGATGCTTCGTACGCCACGAATTAA
- a CDS encoding cysteine desulfurase, whose protein sequence is MPASPATVRPTVAFDVDRVREDFPALHQRVNGAPLAYLDNAATSQKPRAVIDRMAAYYASENSNVHRGVHTLSQRATDAYEAGRELVQGFINARHAHEIIFTRGTTESINLVAATFGRSRVRAGDNIVVSTLEHHSNIVPWQFVCEEKGATLRVVPVSDAGVLDLGAYERLLDERTRIVAISHISNALGTINPVRALIAAAHRRGIPVLLDSAQAAPHAELDVQALDVDFCAFSGHKMMGPTGIGVLYGKEALLDAMPPYQGGGDMIESVSFAKTTYNTLPHKFEAGTPHIAGVIGLGAAIAYLEAIGMDAIAAYEQELLDYATERLADIDGIRFIGTAPEKAAVVSFLIGNIHPYDTGSVLDRLGIAVRTGHHCTQPLMERLGIPGTARASFAFYNTREEIDRLHAGLLKVRTLFG, encoded by the coding sequence ATGCCGGCTTCTCCCGCTACCGTCCGTCCCACCGTCGCCTTCGATGTCGACCGGGTCCGCGAAGACTTCCCCGCGCTGCATCAGCGCGTGAACGGGGCGCCGCTCGCCTACCTGGACAACGCCGCGACGTCGCAAAAGCCGCGCGCCGTCATCGACCGGATGGCCGCCTACTATGCCTCCGAAAACAGCAACGTGCACCGCGGCGTCCACACCCTGAGCCAGCGGGCGACAGACGCGTACGAAGCCGGCCGCGAGCTCGTACAGGGCTTCATCAACGCACGGCACGCCCACGAAATCATCTTCACCCGCGGCACCACGGAGTCGATCAACCTCGTCGCCGCGACGTTTGGCCGAAGCCGGGTCCGCGCCGGCGACAACATCGTCGTCTCAACCCTCGAACACCACTCGAACATCGTCCCGTGGCAGTTTGTGTGTGAGGAAAAAGGGGCGACTCTGCGCGTGGTGCCGGTGTCGGATGCCGGCGTGTTAGATCTGGGCGCCTACGAACGCCTGCTCGACGAGCGGACGCGGATTGTGGCGATCAGCCACATCTCCAACGCCCTCGGGACGATCAACCCCGTGCGCGCACTCATCGCGGCGGCCCATCGACGAGGCATCCCGGTGCTGCTGGATAGCGCCCAGGCTGCTCCCCACGCCGAGCTGGATGTGCAGGCGCTGGATGTCGACTTCTGCGCGTTTTCGGGTCATAAGATGATGGGCCCCACGGGTATCGGGGTGTTGTACGGCAAGGAAGCGCTGCTCGACGCCATGCCGCCGTACCAGGGCGGTGGCGACATGATCGAGTCGGTTTCGTTCGCAAAAACGACCTACAACACGCTCCCGCACAAGTTCGAAGCCGGCACCCCCCACATTGCCGGCGTGATCGGTCTCGGCGCCGCCATCGCCTACCTGGAGGCGATCGGGATGGACGCCATCGCGGCCTACGAGCAGGAGCTGCTTGACTACGCGACCGAGCGGCTGGCCGACATCGACGGGATCCGATTCATCGGTACCGCGCCCGAAAAGGCCGCCGTCGTCTCGTTTCTGATCGGGAATATCCATCCGTACGACACCGGGTCGGTGCTGGATCGGCTGGGGATCGCCGTGCGGACCGGCCACCACTGCACGCAGCCGCTCATGGAGCGGCTCGGCATCCCCGGCACGGCCCGCGCCTCGTTCGCTTTTTACAACACCCGCGAGGAGATCGACCGGCTGCACGCCGGCCTCCTGAAGGTCCGCACCCTGTTCGGATGA
- a CDS encoding SUF system Fe-S cluster assembly protein — MEPEKTDAPVSDTISDTISETISDAISDAVEETVSNEVLEDRILEAIKTIYDPEIPVNIYDLGLIYEIKVFPDRSAFVLMTLTAPGCPVAGSLPQEVENRVRDVSGITDARVQLTFDPPYTMDMMSEEARLDLGFM, encoded by the coding sequence ATGGAGCCTGAAAAGACCGACGCGCCCGTGAGCGACACCATCAGCGACACCATCAGCGAGACCATCAGCGACGCCATCAGCGACGCCGTCGAGGAGACCGTCAGTAACGAAGTGCTCGAAGACCGCATCCTGGAGGCGATAAAGACAATCTACGATCCCGAGATTCCGGTCAACATTTACGACCTCGGGTTGATCTATGAGATCAAGGTCTTCCCGGACCGGTCCGCGTTTGTCCTGATGACGCTCACCGCGCCCGGATGCCCCGTGGCGGGCAGCCTCCCGCAGGAGGTCGAAAACCGCGTGCGCGATGTCTCGGGGATAACCGATGCACGGGTGCAGCTCACGTTCGACCCGCCCTATACCATGGATATGATGAGTGAAGAGGCCCGCCTCGATCTCGGGTTTATGTGA
- a CDS encoding TPM domain-containing protein has protein sequence MTTYRLAGLVASLLLLVVLTASAQDLPALIGRVVDRAEVLSPSAERQLDDLLQAHEDSTGNQIAVLTIRSLDGMDLESYSLDVARAWQLGQADRDNGVLLLVALDDRKMRIEVGYGLEGDLPDITASRIIQNDIRPYFQRDDYEGGILAGARAIVSAVEGSYVATEGSDEMPLLFRLVFSAMFMGMPLAVSFASAFVPGWQRWFPILFLTPFIFAGSMVLTMAIRGAIVITLLYLVGHIALAIYFYQSPEWRAVMAKMKKAQKTGGKVRVEIFGRTFHVRAGSIGGGSSSSSSGGSSFSGGGGSFGGGGSSGSW, from the coding sequence ATGACGACGTATCGTTTAGCCGGTCTCGTCGCCTCCCTGCTTCTGCTAGTTGTCCTCACTGCCTCCGCTCAAGATCTCCCCGCACTGATCGGCCGTGTGGTGGATCGGGCCGAGGTGCTCAGCCCGAGCGCCGAGCGGCAACTCGACGATCTCCTTCAGGCGCATGAGGACTCGACGGGTAACCAGATCGCCGTGCTCACCATCCGTTCGCTCGATGGGATGGACCTGGAGAGTTACTCGCTCGACGTAGCACGCGCCTGGCAACTCGGCCAGGCCGACCGCGATAATGGCGTCCTCCTGCTCGTGGCGCTGGACGACCGGAAGATGCGCATCGAGGTGGGTTACGGTCTGGAAGGCGATCTGCCCGACATCACGGCCAGCCGGATCATCCAGAACGATATCCGACCCTATTTCCAACGTGACGACTACGAGGGCGGCATCCTCGCCGGCGCACGGGCCATCGTATCCGCCGTCGAGGGCAGCTACGTGGCGACCGAAGGGAGCGACGAGATGCCGCTCCTTTTCCGCCTCGTGTTTTCGGCCATGTTCATGGGGATGCCGCTCGCGGTGTCCTTCGCCTCGGCCTTTGTGCCCGGCTGGCAGCGCTGGTTTCCGATCCTGTTTCTCACGCCATTTATCTTCGCCGGCAGCATGGTGCTGACGATGGCGATCCGGGGAGCGATTGTGATCACGCTGTTGTATCTCGTCGGCCACATTGCCCTCGCCATCTATTTCTATCAATCCCCGGAATGGCGCGCCGTCATGGCAAAAATGAAGAAGGCGCAGAAGACGGGCGGGAAGGTGCGGGTGGAAATCTTCGGCAGGACGTTTCACGTACGCGCCGGCAGCATCGGTGGGGGGAGCAGTAGCTCCAGCTCGGGCGGCAGTTCGTTCAGCGGGGGAGGGGGATCGTTCGGCGGCGGCGGATCGTCGGGGAGCTGGTGA
- a CDS encoding SufE family protein, whose product MTEIQRREQAIIDEFELFDDWMGRYEHLIDQAAKLPAIDEAFKTDAYKIRGCQSQVWLHAGRQNGQVVYTADSDAAITKGLIALLIRVLSNLPPGEIVTADLRFLDAIEMKEHLSPTRKNGLNAMIKQMKLYAAALSGADHPHTA is encoded by the coding sequence ATGACCGAAATCCAACGCCGCGAGCAAGCAATCATCGACGAGTTCGAACTCTTCGATGACTGGATGGGGCGTTACGAGCACCTCATCGACCAGGCGGCGAAGCTGCCGGCTATCGACGAGGCGTTTAAAACCGACGCCTACAAAATCCGCGGCTGCCAGTCGCAGGTGTGGCTGCATGCCGGCCGGCAAAACGGGCAGGTGGTGTACACGGCAGACAGCGATGCCGCGATCACCAAAGGGCTCATCGCCCTGCTGATCCGCGTCTTGTCCAACCTGCCGCCCGGGGAGATCGTGACGGCCGACCTCCGTTTCCTAGACGCGATCGAGATGAAAGAGCATCTATCGCCGACCCGAAAAAACGGGCTCAACGCGATGATCAAACAAATGAAGCTTTACGCGGCCGCCCTTTCCGGCGCCGATCACCCGCATACCGCTTGA
- the modB gene encoding molybdate ABC transporter permease subunit, translating into MLTGEEWEVVVLSVQVALAAVALAVPPGIWLAYRLARRTMPGQFLVENLVQLPLVLPPIVTGYLLLVAFSPEGPVGVLLSSVFGVRIPFSWAGACIAAGVVAFPLLVQTMRVTFEQIRPEWEEAVYVYGGGSWAAFRYVVLPLAGRGIAAGFTLAFARAIGEFGATIVLAGNIPGRTRTLPLAIFTRLNQVGGDAAAWRLVAIAVGLSVCSLLLHTLLTRRLHDPRHPAG; encoded by the coding sequence ATGCTGACCGGCGAGGAGTGGGAGGTCGTCGTGCTCTCCGTGCAGGTCGCGCTCGCGGCGGTCGCGCTGGCGGTCCCCCCCGGTATCTGGCTCGCCTATCGCCTCGCTCGCCGGACCATGCCCGGCCAGTTCCTGGTGGAGAACCTGGTCCAACTGCCGCTCGTCCTCCCCCCGATCGTCACGGGATACCTCCTACTGGTCGCCTTTTCACCGGAGGGCCCCGTTGGCGTCCTTTTATCGTCGGTGTTCGGAGTGCGGATTCCCTTTTCGTGGGCCGGCGCCTGCATCGCCGCCGGAGTCGTCGCGTTCCCGCTCCTGGTACAGACGATGCGCGTCACGTTCGAGCAGATCCGCCCCGAGTGGGAAGAGGCCGTGTATGTCTACGGCGGCGGGTCCTGGGCGGCGTTTCGCTATGTCGTCCTCCCGCTCGCCGGCCGGGGCATCGCCGCCGGCTTCACGCTCGCCTTCGCCCGCGCGATCGGGGAGTTCGGCGCCACGATCGTGCTCGCTGGAAACATCCCCGGCCGCACCCGTACACTTCCGCTGGCCATCTTCACCCGGCTCAATCAGGTGGGCGGCGATGCGGCCGCCTGGCGACTCGTGGCCATCGCGGTGGGCCTCTCGGTCTGCAGCCTGCTGCTACATACCCTGCTCACCCGCCGGCTGCACGATCCCCGCCACCCGGCCGGATGA
- a CDS encoding VOC family protein, which yields MASSQPSSSTRKPRASAAIRLTHAAIMTVHLEQALYFYVHILGLSVRVREEDPIRKGRMRAMLVDMEGQDVMEIIEMPEMAHPSIPGRGGIHHVGFSLPQRDWHALRARMDAEDYPYDEIEGRLFVRDADQLILEIETS from the coding sequence ATGGCATCGTCCCAGCCGTCATCTTCGACACGAAAACCGCGGGCCAGCGCGGCGATCCGACTCACGCACGCCGCCATAATGACGGTACACCTGGAGCAGGCGCTGTATTTCTACGTGCATATCCTGGGGCTGTCCGTGCGTGTTCGTGAGGAAGATCCGATTCGCAAGGGACGGATGCGCGCCATGCTAGTGGACATGGAGGGGCAGGATGTGATGGAGATTATCGAGATGCCCGAGATGGCCCATCCGAGCATCCCCGGGCGGGGCGGGATCCATCATGTGGGGTTCAGCCTGCCCCAGCGGGACTGGCATGCGCTCCGTGCGCGGATGGACGCGGAGGACTACCCGTACGATGAGATCGAGGGCCGGCTTTTTGTCCGCGACGCCGATCAGCTCATCCTCGAAATCGAGACCAGCTGA